Within the Equus przewalskii isolate Varuska chromosome 1, EquPr2, whole genome shotgun sequence genome, the region TGGGCTTAAATGGGTAGAATTTAGGACGAGAGAAGCCTGACAATCCAAGGAGTGAAGAAGCTTGTGGGAGCCAAGGTTCAGagttaaaataaagcaaagactCTAGGGGAAGTGTGTAAGACTACTAATGACTGCTAGGATGGGTAGATGGAGGTCAAACCTGGAATTCTTGAAACAGACAGCAGGGCCCCACAGTGACTTTTTAATGAGTTTTCACACTTTAACTAGACTAGGCATGCCAGAGGGATGTAAAGGGATCGGAGAAGTCAGTGTTGGGCCCAGAACTAAAAGTCAGCCTTCAGGATGCAGCACTGTCTGACCCACTATACCGctgtgcttttttttgtttttgggtagTTGAAAAGTTGTAGAAGGCccggagagaagggagaaagtgtTAAAACTGTTAAGGGGAGTCACTCTTTTTGAAAGTGTAATCTTGGAAAATATAATTGCCATCATTTCCCATTAGGTGATTGCCCACAGTCAGTATCAAAAATCCAAAAGGATTTCCATCTTTCTGAGCATGCAAGATGAAATTGAGACAGAAGAGATCATCAGGGACATTTTCCAACAAGGCAAAACCTGCTTTATCCCACGGTACCAGTTCAATAGCAATCACATGGATATGGTGAAATTAGCATCACCTGAGGAAATTTTGTCACTTCCCAAAACATCCTGGAATATTCATCAGCCTGGTGAGGAGGAGGTTCGGGAGGAGGCCTTGTCAACAGGTGAGTGTTACGGTATTACAATTGACATTTTAGGATGCTGTCAGATTGTGAGAGGTTGTTAGACCCCTGATCCACTTGTTATGTTTGGGTCGTTGGGGGTTGCTTTTCCTTTaaggatgaatttgtctttcaCGTATACTGGGGTACCCACATTACCTGGCTTAGGATGAGATGCCCTCTGTAAGCTGCGAAGAGTCAGCTGTAATTGTGAGGTATTAAGGTATTGTGGCCTTTTCACAGACTCTTGCCCTGACCTTGTGAGTTGAATTAAACATTTTCACTGAATAATATTATCATTTCCCATGCTTTCAATTATGATCTGTATGTTAATGAGCACATTGTTATTAATGCTAATAAACATTTGTATCTTCATTGCGGACCTGTCAGTTACCATCTGGACGTGTCTACTTGGATGTCACATGGGCATCTCAAACACAACATGTTCCAAACTGAATCATATTCTCCTCAACTGTTACTACCATGTGTCTCTCCCAGTGCGTAGTACCATCAGCCGCCCAATTGACCATGCCAGAAATCTCAGGATCAGCCTtggctcctctctttctctcatgtcCCACGTGTGGTCTGTTGCCAAGTCCTGATGATTTTACttactaaatgtttattgaatctGTCCATCTCTCTCCAACCCCACTGCTAGTACTGTAGTCTAAGACACCATCTTCTCTTGCCTGGGTTATTGTAACAGCCTCTTAACTGTACTTCCTCTTCATTTCTTGTATCCTCTCCTCCCACTCAATCTGTTATTTACATAGTAATTGAAACAAGATTTCAACAACACAAATCTGGCCACTTCTCTCCCCTGTTTAAAGTCTTTCAGTGACTTCTTGCTGCCCTTAGGTTGAAGTAAACACTCCTTAACGAGGCTCTTCCTGATTTGGCCCTGCCTATCAATCCTTTTGTACATCTTTCTACTCCTCCAATTCGTAGTCTGAATTCCAGCCACTCTAAATATCTCTGTTTCCCAACCCCACTTTGCTTTCTCTATTGCTGAACATTTGAATGTGCTATTCCCTAGCCAACAGCCACTTGGGAGATTTGATCATTATCAAGCAgttaaagagctgaaagcaaaACAAGCTAAGGGTACTATTTTGAAATCTAGTGCCTCAAACCTGTCTTAGAGGTATATATTTTTG harbors:
- the MTHFS gene encoding 5-formyltetrahydrofolate cyclo-ligase isoform X3, with product MVIAHSQYQKSKRISIFLSMQDEIETEEIIRDIFQQGKTCFIPRYQFNSNHMDMVKLASPEEILSLPKTSWNIHQPGEEEVREEALSTGGLDLILMPGLGFDKHGNRLGRGKGYYDTYLKRCLQHQEVKPYTLALAFKEQICVQVPVDENDMKVDEVLYEDSSAS